In a genomic window of Candidatus Chazhemtobacterium aquaticus:
- a CDS encoding lipid II:glycine glycyltransferase FemX has translation MDLRQCRKYGAFLRRQGWKVERVKTKKGNFVQVAIKKIPMLPISIMKCQRFAHEPEGRCLNQLKRKHGVIYSIWEPANDKAEDYCIREKMERKESGYLPGASVVVDLRRSKKEIWLGVSKDTRRVIRKASRVEVEQITEAKKRWLAWKSWQQFGRGYVPRYQAFENMAKSFGKDMVMVVGRDREKIVAGEVLLICEKKAYYYYAWTSQSGRRIGAQAKLVWEGMMRMKERGVKSWDFEGIDDSRNPRKSWVGFSRFKMNFGGERVIYPLSYRQWF, from the coding sequence ATGGACTTAAGACAGTGTAGGAAATATGGCGCGTTTTTACGACGTCAGGGCTGGAAGGTAGAAAGGGTGAAAACCAAAAAAGGAAACTTTGTGCAGGTAGCGATAAAAAAAATACCGATGTTGCCGATTTCGATAATGAAGTGTCAACGTTTTGCGCACGAGCCAGAGGGTAGATGTCTTAATCAACTGAAGCGAAAGCATGGGGTGATCTATTCGATTTGGGAGCCAGCTAATGATAAGGCCGAGGATTATTGCATTCGAGAAAAGATGGAACGAAAAGAGAGCGGTTATCTTCCTGGGGCGAGCGTTGTGGTAGACCTGAGACGAAGTAAGAAAGAAATCTGGTTAGGGGTGAGTAAAGATACAAGAAGGGTGATAAGGAAAGCTTCGAGGGTGGAGGTTGAACAAATCACGGAGGCTAAAAAACGCTGGTTAGCGTGGAAGTCGTGGCAACAATTTGGAAGAGGTTATGTACCGAGATATCAAGCGTTTGAAAACATGGCGAAGAGTTTTGGAAAAGACATGGTGATGGTGGTGGGACGTGACCGAGAAAAGATTGTAGCAGGTGAAGTGTTATTGATTTGCGAAAAGAAAGCTTACTATTATTATGCCTGGACTTCACAGAGTGGGCGGAGAATTGGGGCTCAGGCAAAACTAGTGTGGGAGGGAATGATGAGGATGAAGGAAAGAGGAGTTAAATCTTGGGACTTTGAGGGAATTGATGATTCTAGAAATCCAAGAAAAAGCTGGGTAGGATTTAGCCGTTTTAAGATGAATTTTGGCGGAGAGAGGGTTATCTATCCTTTGAGTTACCGTCAGTGGTTTTGA
- a CDS encoding lipid II:glycine glycyltransferase FemX, producing MIQEVKEVDKDRFNLLATHPLQSWEWGEFREKTGVEVIRLGWYRDDNLEETAQVTLHPIPRLPWKVGYWPKGGIPSEEMVSAVEKEVRKKGGILVTMEPNVLKGQGMPRIEELREKYVVYGGRPLFTRWSFWLDLTKTEEELMAGMKSKTRYNVRYAERRGVKVVEDNSKESFEQYWKLTEETTNRQKFYAHNREYHRLMFETLSKSGMARLFRAEYKGKTLVAWVVFILNGVIYYPYGASTREFREVYPSDAMMWEVIKWGKSQGAKIFDMWGSPGPNPKPSDSWYGFHRFKLGFGAELVEFVGTYDLVIDKWLYPPYRALNEARWVYLRARKR from the coding sequence ATGATTCAAGAGGTAAAAGAGGTTGATAAAGATAGGTTTAACTTACTGGCAACACATCCCTTGCAAAGTTGGGAGTGGGGTGAGTTTCGTGAGAAGACTGGTGTGGAAGTAATTCGATTGGGTTGGTATCGAGATGACAATCTAGAGGAAACTGCTCAGGTAACACTGCACCCGATACCTCGTTTGCCCTGGAAGGTTGGTTATTGGCCCAAAGGAGGAATACCAAGTGAAGAAATGGTGAGTGCGGTAGAGAAGGAGGTTAGAAAGAAGGGTGGGATATTGGTAACAATGGAGCCGAATGTGTTAAAAGGTCAGGGAATGCCAAGGATTGAGGAGTTGAGAGAAAAATATGTTGTTTATGGGGGAAGGCCTTTATTTACAAGGTGGAGTTTTTGGCTTGATTTAACTAAAACAGAGGAGGAGCTCATGGCGGGGATGAAGAGTAAGACCAGATACAATGTGAGATACGCCGAGAGGAGGGGGGTAAAAGTAGTCGAGGATAACTCAAAGGAGTCGTTTGAGCAGTATTGGAAACTAACCGAGGAAACAACAAATAGACAAAAATTTTATGCACATAATCGTGAGTATCACAGGCTGATGTTTGAGACGTTAAGTAAGAGTGGTATGGCGAGGTTGTTTCGGGCGGAGTATAAGGGCAAGACATTAGTAGCTTGGGTGGTGTTTATATTAAACGGAGTAATTTATTACCCTTACGGAGCTTCAACAAGAGAGTTCCGTGAGGTTTATCCTTCGGACGCGATGATGTGGGAAGTGATTAAGTGGGGAAAGAGCCAGGGGGCAAAGATTTTTGATATGTGGGGATCACCTGGACCTAATCCAAAGCCTAGCGATAGCTGGTATGGGTTTCATCGTTTTAAGTTAGGGTTTGGGGCTGAACTGGTTGAGTTTGTGGGAACATATGATTTGGTGATAGATAAGTGGCTTTACCCTCCGTATCGGGCTTTGAATGAAGCGCGTTGGGTGTATTTGAGGGCTAGGAAAAGATAA
- a CDS encoding ATP-dependent helicase, with protein MIDWKNELNEQQLRAVCYDKGPLLVLAGAGSGKTRVLTYRVAWLIDQGKVRAEEIILLTFTNKAAGEMRQRVEQLVGKRIGFAGTFHAFCAQLLRKYGERVGLGRNYVIYDETDKKELIKTIVKELGFDERELKPAMVMAMIGNAKNEMLGVGDYAEMARGFSQKQVAQVWERYEMRMRESNAVDFDDLLRLGVRLLEIDEVGERMRAEYSQILIDEYQDTNRAQYRLTTLLDGKRGNLTVVGDFSQSIYSWRGADYRNLNLLKQEYANLETVKLEENYRSTQRILDAAYGVIGNNTGHPILELKAIGKLGDKVMTYEAKNEREEAKFVIEKMNGEYGKYAVLYRTNAQSRSLEEAMIRAGVPYVLVGGVKFYERKEIKDVLAYLRVIANEVDMLSWQRIEKLGKRRADKFKGWLETVRGGGELSTEELLMGVLENSGFVEKFDRNNEADLARLENIQELMSVAKEFSDLNSFLENVALVQSEAQSSLDLDKGVVTLMTVHAAKGLEFSEVFVVGLEEGLFPHSRSIIDKEQLEEERRLMYVAMTRAKEKLYLSYARQRLFFGQRNNGSPSRFLSEIPESLMETIRSRTPAYVDRGRKKESNGWRVVNEWETAPKPVNGRVVEELVSDDFDEIDSW; from the coding sequence ATGATTGATTGGAAAAACGAACTAAACGAACAACAGTTGAGGGCTGTTTGTTATGACAAAGGGCCTTTATTGGTACTGGCAGGGGCTGGTTCAGGAAAAACTAGGGTGTTAACTTATCGAGTGGCTTGGCTGATTGACCAGGGTAAGGTGAGGGCCGAGGAGATTATACTGTTGACGTTTACAAACAAGGCGGCGGGTGAGATGAGACAGAGGGTGGAGCAATTAGTTGGAAAAAGGATTGGTTTTGCGGGGACTTTTCATGCTTTTTGTGCACAGTTATTGAGAAAATATGGCGAGCGAGTTGGTCTAGGTCGAAATTATGTAATTTACGATGAAACTGATAAAAAAGAACTGATTAAGACGATCGTTAAAGAGTTGGGATTTGATGAGAGGGAGTTAAAACCAGCAATGGTGATGGCCATGATTGGTAATGCTAAAAATGAGATGTTGGGAGTAGGTGATTATGCCGAAATGGCAAGGGGTTTTAGTCAAAAACAAGTAGCGCAAGTATGGGAGAGATACGAGATGAGAATGAGAGAAAGTAATGCCGTTGACTTTGATGATTTATTAAGGTTGGGGGTAAGGTTGTTGGAAATAGATGAGGTTGGGGAAAGAATGAGGGCTGAGTATAGTCAAATTTTGATTGATGAATACCAGGATACTAATAGGGCTCAGTACCGGTTAACTACGTTGTTGGATGGAAAGCGAGGTAATTTAACTGTAGTTGGGGATTTTTCCCAGTCGATTTACAGTTGGCGAGGAGCTGATTATCGTAATTTAAATTTATTGAAGCAGGAGTATGCTAATTTGGAGACAGTTAAGCTGGAGGAGAATTATCGAAGTACACAGCGGATCTTGGATGCGGCCTACGGGGTAATTGGGAATAATACTGGTCATCCAATTCTAGAGTTGAAGGCTATTGGTAAGTTGGGTGATAAGGTGATGACATATGAAGCAAAGAACGAACGAGAGGAAGCCAAATTTGTAATAGAAAAGATGAATGGTGAGTACGGGAAATATGCGGTGCTGTATAGGACGAATGCTCAGTCAAGATCCCTTGAGGAGGCAATGATTAGAGCGGGTGTGCCTTATGTATTGGTGGGAGGAGTTAAGTTTTATGAAAGAAAAGAGATTAAAGATGTTTTGGCGTATTTACGGGTAATAGCTAATGAAGTGGATATGTTGAGCTGGCAGCGGATAGAGAAACTGGGAAAGAGGAGGGCGGATAAGTTTAAGGGTTGGTTGGAAACGGTGAGAGGTGGAGGTGAGTTGAGCACTGAGGAGCTTTTGATGGGAGTGCTTGAGAATAGTGGATTTGTTGAGAAGTTTGATCGAAACAATGAGGCAGACTTAGCAAGATTGGAGAACATTCAGGAGTTGATGAGTGTGGCAAAAGAGTTTTCGGATCTTAATAGTTTCTTGGAAAATGTGGCATTAGTGCAAAGTGAGGCTCAATCAAGCCTGGATCTGGATAAAGGAGTGGTGACTTTAATGACAGTACACGCAGCAAAGGGTTTGGAGTTTTCTGAGGTGTTTGTGGTAGGCCTGGAGGAAGGATTGTTTCCACACTCAAGGTCAATAATTGACAAGGAGCAGTTGGAGGAGGAAAGAAGGTTAATGTATGTGGCCATGACAAGAGCTAAAGAAAAGTTGTATTTAAGCTATGCCAGACAAAGACTGTTTTTTGGACAAAGAAACAATGGTAGTCCGAGCCGGTTCTTAAGCGAGATACCCGAGAGCTTGATGGAAACGATACGAAGCCGAACTCCCGCCTATGTGGACAGGGGTAGAAAAAAGGAAAGTAATGGTTGGAGGGTAGTAAACGAGTGGGAGACGGCTCCAAAGCCGGTGAACGGAAGAGTGGTGGAGGAATTGGTAAGTGATGATTTTGATGAAATAGACAGCTGGTAG
- a CDS encoding triose-phosphate isomerase — MQYFIANWKQNFSLKEAQEWFSRFAPPSTKDQIIVATSHIHLGSITPSPQLSLAAQFVSPYDNGAHTGQIGAQQLRGLVDYCLVGHSETRKDLQETDQLVAQKVRLLQKANITPIVCLDLPYLESQIRVLLLELLEIKNLIFAYEPLSAIGTGQSESPQRANEIAFKITTLAHNRSLPILYGGSVDPFNVTDYLSQEYISGVLVGSASLDPEEFAKIIKPS; from the coding sequence ATGCAATATTTCATCGCCAACTGGAAACAAAACTTTAGCCTCAAAGAAGCTCAAGAATGGTTCTCTCGGTTCGCCCCACCCTCAACTAAAGACCAGATTATCGTTGCCACTTCACATATCCACCTTGGTTCAATCACCCCCTCACCTCAACTATCTCTAGCCGCTCAATTTGTTTCTCCATATGACAACGGGGCTCACACTGGGCAAATTGGGGCACAGCAACTCCGCGGCCTAGTTGATTATTGCTTAGTCGGTCATTCCGAAACCAGAAAAGACCTCCAAGAAACTGACCAACTGGTGGCTCAAAAGGTCAGACTTCTCCAAAAAGCTAACATTACCCCTATTGTTTGTCTAGATTTACCGTATCTCGAATCCCAAATTCGAGTGCTTCTACTTGAGCTTCTTGAAATCAAGAATTTAATTTTTGCCTATGAACCATTATCCGCTATCGGTACTGGCCAATCCGAGTCACCACAACGAGCCAATGAAATTGCCTTCAAAATAACTACCCTAGCCCACAATCGTTCTCTCCCCATACTCTATGGTGGTTCTGTCGACCCATTTAACGTGACAGATTATCTCTCCCAAGAGTATATCTCTGGAGTTTTGGTTGGCTCAGCCTCTCTTGATCCAGAAGAATTTGCTAAAATTATCAAGCCTAGCTAG
- a CDS encoding LCP family protein, with product MSRSNNIFSRLKRKLPQHSSKIKLTLLLAGLGLGIFFLYSLVAPLTHLVQTLLKGPSAIISFTQDASQNLKTTQGRTNILLLGMGGEGHEGALLTDSIIVISYNHDQKAATLISLPRDLWVDSLKTKINAVYYYGEQKQAGGGLILAKSAVAEITDLPIHYGFAINFDGFKEAIDLVGGVDVDIKRTFDDYRYPIPGMENAYPEELRYEHLHFDAGLAHLDGELALKYVRSRHAQGEEGTDFARSQRQQQVLIAFKDKLISSKTLLDLPKINQLLGLYQVYIDTDILDTEYASFAKIALNLKSDKIRSISLATDDSKTGEIGILEVPQDKQPYQNQWVLIAKDNNWNALKLYIQNQLNQQD from the coding sequence ATGTCTCGTTCTAATAACATCTTCTCTCGTCTGAAACGAAAACTGCCTCAACATTCATCAAAAATCAAACTCACACTTCTGCTTGCAGGACTAGGTCTGGGCATTTTTTTTCTCTACTCTCTTGTTGCCCCACTAACCCACCTGGTCCAAACTCTTCTTAAGGGTCCCTCTGCTATTATCTCGTTTACTCAAGACGCATCCCAGAACCTCAAGACTACTCAAGGTCGTACCAATATTCTTCTTCTCGGTATGGGCGGAGAGGGTCACGAAGGTGCCCTTCTTACTGACTCAATCATTGTAATTTCCTACAACCACGACCAAAAAGCTGCCACCCTTATTTCCCTGCCCCGAGATCTGTGGGTCGACTCTCTCAAAACGAAAATTAATGCTGTTTACTACTACGGTGAGCAAAAACAAGCCGGCGGCGGACTCATCTTAGCAAAATCTGCCGTCGCCGAAATCACCGATCTACCCATTCATTATGGATTTGCCATTAATTTTGATGGATTCAAGGAGGCTATTGATCTAGTTGGCGGAGTCGATGTTGATATCAAGAGAACCTTTGACGACTATCGTTATCCCATTCCTGGTATGGAGAATGCTTATCCTGAAGAGCTCCGTTATGAACATTTACACTTTGATGCCGGCCTAGCACATCTTGACGGAGAACTTGCCTTAAAATATGTTCGCTCTCGCCACGCTCAAGGAGAGGAGGGGACTGACTTCGCCAGAAGCCAAAGGCAACAACAGGTTCTCATTGCCTTCAAAGACAAGCTTATCTCAAGTAAAACCTTGCTTGATTTACCCAAAATCAATCAACTTCTTGGTCTTTATCAAGTCTACATCGATACCGATATTCTTGACACCGAGTACGCTTCCTTTGCCAAAATTGCCCTAAACCTCAAATCTGACAAGATCCGCTCAATAAGCCTTGCTACTGACGACTCCAAAACCGGCGAAATCGGCATCCTTGAGGTTCCTCAAGATAAGCAGCCTTACCAAAATCAATGGGTTCTCATCGCCAAAGACAACAACTGGAATGCCCTAAAACTATACATTCAAAACCAACTCAATCAACAAGACTAA
- a CDS encoding DUF2298 domain-containing protein, with protein sequence MVNDLVLIMVVWLIGLVMQLSAGLVMVRAAKDELIDGGWGMGRVVGWLVVGLTVWFGGHMQLPVNSVVGVGVVSWLWLLLAAKWIWVGRKEVLGWLGKRWRVVMMEEVLFLAGLVFMVLVRGYNPDILDLEKFMDMGFINSYLRAETLPTGDMWLAGNSINYYSFGHFLGSVMIRLWGVEIAWGYNLLLGWLMGLVMSGAFSAVVNLAYWARGEVKAKSGVEKTVLVAGVIGALLVVFGGNSHAAWYWIRYGGFEGYWYADATRFIENTIHEFPSYSFVVSDLHAHLWNLPIVLLFVSMLAGWGKAKKRSVWSIGMGVVMGVMVMTNTWDVMVYGLLAVMFGLMMLISRRVTLGELALTGLMGLVVTMAVAAPWLIEFDSIGQGARIVEERSRLGDFMILWLGHLVLSGLALWWSFKNRQKNWLVVAGVITAWMLLVIPELIYVKDIYPSHPRANTMFKLTYQSFVLMSIMIGVGLGLTRSTGQRIVMWSLVILGLCGFLAYTPQAYLGYYSSSGSYRGINGEKWLAKEVPGDYGGILWLRNNARGGEVVLEAVGESYTKNARVSAFTGLPTVLGWRVHEWLWRGGFDIPGERTEEVRVVYEDPGSRAAWEVLERYGVRYVFVGTKEREAYESLDENGLKELGRVVYMQEGTTIVEIGDGLRETIY encoded by the coding sequence ATGGTGAATGATTTGGTATTGATCATGGTGGTGTGGTTGATAGGCTTAGTGATGCAGTTGAGCGCTGGTCTGGTAATGGTGAGGGCGGCAAAGGATGAGCTGATAGATGGTGGTTGGGGGATGGGAAGGGTGGTGGGCTGGTTGGTTGTTGGATTGACAGTGTGGTTTGGTGGCCATATGCAGTTACCGGTTAATAGTGTGGTAGGAGTGGGAGTAGTGTCGTGGCTGTGGTTATTGTTGGCCGCAAAATGGATTTGGGTGGGTAGAAAAGAGGTGTTGGGGTGGTTGGGGAAACGGTGGCGGGTGGTAATGATGGAGGAGGTTTTGTTTTTGGCGGGACTGGTTTTTATGGTGTTGGTTCGAGGCTATAACCCAGACATCTTGGATCTGGAGAAGTTTATGGATATGGGATTTATTAACAGCTACTTGAGGGCAGAGACTCTCCCGACTGGGGATATGTGGCTGGCTGGGAATTCGATAAATTATTATAGTTTTGGTCATTTTTTGGGGAGTGTGATGATAAGGTTGTGGGGGGTTGAGATTGCTTGGGGATATAACTTGTTATTAGGATGGCTGATGGGATTGGTAATGTCGGGAGCGTTTTCGGCGGTGGTTAATTTGGCATACTGGGCAAGAGGCGAGGTTAAGGCTAAAAGCGGGGTAGAAAAAACTGTGTTGGTAGCGGGGGTGATTGGAGCTTTGTTGGTCGTATTTGGGGGGAATAGCCATGCTGCTTGGTATTGGATTAGATATGGGGGTTTTGAGGGCTATTGGTATGCCGATGCGACCAGGTTTATTGAAAACACGATTCACGAGTTTCCAAGCTATAGCTTTGTGGTAAGTGATTTGCATGCACATCTGTGGAATTTGCCAATAGTATTACTGTTTGTGAGTATGTTGGCAGGTTGGGGAAAGGCGAAAAAAAGGTCGGTATGGTCTATAGGAATGGGTGTGGTAATGGGGGTGATGGTGATGACCAATACATGGGATGTAATGGTGTATGGCTTGCTGGCGGTAATGTTTGGTTTGATGATGTTGATATCTAGAAGAGTAACGCTGGGAGAGTTGGCCTTAACAGGCTTGATGGGGTTGGTGGTAACAATGGCGGTGGCGGCTCCTTGGTTAATAGAGTTTGACTCGATTGGTCAGGGCGCAAGAATAGTAGAGGAAAGGTCGAGGTTGGGAGATTTTATGATTTTGTGGTTGGGACATTTGGTTTTAAGTGGTTTGGCATTATGGTGGTCGTTTAAAAACAGACAGAAGAACTGGTTGGTCGTTGCAGGAGTGATAACGGCGTGGATGTTGCTGGTTATACCGGAGTTGATATACGTGAAAGATATTTATCCGTCTCATCCTAGAGCAAATACAATGTTTAAGCTGACGTATCAGTCGTTTGTGTTGATGTCGATCATGATTGGAGTTGGGTTAGGTTTGACCAGATCAACTGGGCAGAGAATAGTAATGTGGAGCTTGGTGATATTGGGTTTGTGTGGTTTTTTGGCATATACCCCCCAAGCGTACTTGGGCTATTACTCAAGTTCAGGGAGTTATCGGGGCATAAATGGGGAGAAGTGGTTAGCAAAAGAGGTACCGGGTGATTATGGGGGAATATTGTGGCTGAGGAACAATGCCAGGGGTGGAGAGGTGGTATTGGAGGCAGTAGGAGAAAGTTACACTAAAAACGCTAGAGTGTCGGCGTTTACAGGGCTACCAACAGTATTAGGTTGGAGGGTTCATGAATGGTTGTGGCGCGGGGGATTTGATATTCCCGGAGAAAGAACTGAGGAGGTGAGGGTTGTTTATGAAGATCCTGGGTCTAGGGCGGCTTGGGAGGTTTTGGAGAGATATGGGGTGAGATACGTATTTGTTGGGACCAAAGAACGAGAGGCTTACGAAAGTCTTGATGAGAATGGATTGAAAGAGTTGGGTAGAGTAGTTTATATGCAGGAAGGGACGACGATTGTTGAGATAGGAGATGGTTTGAGAGAGACGATTTATTAG
- a CDS encoding FAD-dependent oxidoreductase, giving the protein MKVAIIGGGFTGLAAAIELVGNGCEVEVYEAEERLGGLAGGFKPKGWKWSLEKYYHHIFTNDKEIIRVAKKVGWPAFFLSPVTKTWKKGVMKELDSPLALLRYGQLSVWGRLRMAMGLVVLKLVMWPRLGVLFERFLVVKTLPLLVGREGYEKIWKPMLMAKFGREVGQVNLAWFWARVYKRTKKLGYFNEGFERLAEKMGEYVEKKGGQIRMQTNIKEVKREEKSWRVNGERYDQVLITAPMPLAEELLEQKVARKKIGYLWGQTLVMELDESLMDCYWLNILEKDWPFLVVVEHTRLVDKRHYGGKRVVYVGNYLAADDVRLTMSEGELLGLFEPYLKQVNPRFKKGWVRRMWKFQSPFAQPVFPVNYSRNLPRMSGGKKGLWLANMSMVYPWDRGTNYAVDLGTRVAQLMLDEQREKL; this is encoded by the coding sequence ATGAAAGTTGCAATCATTGGTGGTGGTTTTACGGGTTTGGCGGCAGCAATTGAGTTGGTGGGTAACGGTTGTGAAGTAGAGGTTTATGAGGCCGAGGAGAGACTGGGGGGCTTGGCGGGTGGTTTTAAACCGAAAGGGTGGAAGTGGAGTCTAGAGAAGTATTATCACCATATTTTTACTAATGACAAGGAGATTATTCGAGTGGCCAAGAAAGTTGGTTGGCCTGCTTTTTTCTTGAGCCCGGTTACGAAAACCTGGAAAAAAGGGGTGATGAAGGAGCTGGACTCGCCTTTAGCGTTGCTTAGATATGGCCAGTTGAGTGTTTGGGGAAGACTGCGGATGGCAATGGGCCTGGTTGTATTGAAGCTGGTAATGTGGCCGAGATTAGGAGTGTTATTTGAAAGGTTCTTGGTAGTGAAAACTCTACCATTGTTGGTAGGCAGGGAGGGGTATGAAAAAATCTGGAAGCCGATGCTTATGGCAAAGTTTGGCAGGGAGGTTGGTCAAGTTAATTTGGCCTGGTTTTGGGCAAGGGTGTACAAGCGAACAAAGAAGCTGGGTTACTTTAATGAAGGTTTTGAGAGATTGGCGGAGAAAATGGGTGAGTATGTTGAGAAAAAAGGTGGGCAAATTAGAATGCAGACAAATATTAAGGAGGTTAAGCGTGAAGAAAAGAGTTGGAGAGTGAATGGAGAGAGATATGATCAGGTGTTGATAACGGCGCCGATGCCTTTGGCGGAGGAATTGTTAGAGCAAAAGGTAGCTAGAAAAAAAATCGGGTATTTGTGGGGCCAAACACTGGTGATGGAACTTGATGAAAGCTTGATGGATTGTTATTGGCTAAATATTTTGGAGAAGGACTGGCCTTTTTTGGTGGTGGTTGAACACACTAGATTGGTAGACAAGAGACATTATGGGGGCAAGCGAGTCGTTTATGTTGGCAATTACTTGGCGGCGGATGATGTGAGACTTACGATGTCGGAGGGGGAGTTGTTAGGGTTATTTGAGCCATATTTGAAGCAGGTTAATCCCCGATTTAAGAAAGGGTGGGTAAGGCGAATGTGGAAGTTCCAGTCACCGTTTGCTCAACCGGTTTTTCCTGTTAATTATTCTAGAAACCTGCCAAGGATGAGCGGTGGAAAAAAAGGTTTATGGTTGGCGAATATGAGTATGGTTTATCCGTGGGACAGAGGTACTAATTATGCAGTAGATCTGGGAACAAGAGTGGCTCAGTTAATGTTGGATGAGCAGAGAGAAAAACTTTAA
- a CDS encoding fibronectin type III domain-containing protein produces MKDWLNKKRLLAIGGVLVVVVGMLVGVFLIANQGSFSLVSKAGPTATPRQVEISNVDSESFTVSWISDTQVSGFVKYGESPSDLKKTISDDRDQLSGSVGLYTTHYITVRGLMANTDYYFVIGSGSETYKDENEAVYKIRTAPTASAPESDIISGKVVMADGQPVPGAVVYVEIEGGVLRSAQTKNSGVWTLPLSLTRTEDLSSYVAYDRETTQLNVFVQAAELGTATAVVTTGNDSPVPDIVLGESLEVVEDVGEGATSSGELQQSRLEIVDGALVQRQLTVVAGTLVMVINKDGENHSVTAVGREFDTGVIGGGSEGSFSAPDEAGTYAFYDSVNPDLEVMKGEIVVIAQMVEETQEATEAAELGSGFGDIGGSYPEIDEAYEATLSVKLVTEIDPGENVATSTPEIKVAGPVGQKIKITVHSDPQTEEVTIGEDGEIDWTPPEGLEPGEHTLEIEYQDENGVWQKIVRSFVVLADEPTTGQGGLPAFSATPSATLTPTMSLTPTPTATGSATDSGRATMPSTESGVPESGVLTLTLAIFMMGVGLFAGGVVWQYRLIKRYSS; encoded by the coding sequence ATGAAAGATTGGCTAAATAAAAAACGATTGTTGGCTATAGGCGGTGTCTTAGTGGTAGTAGTGGGAATGTTGGTGGGAGTGTTTCTGATCGCTAATCAGGGAAGTTTTAGTTTGGTATCCAAGGCTGGGCCGACGGCAACGCCAAGACAGGTTGAGATTAGCAATGTTGATAGTGAAAGTTTTACGGTGTCTTGGATATCTGATACTCAGGTGAGTGGGTTTGTTAAGTACGGTGAGTCTCCTAGTGATCTGAAGAAGACTATTAGTGATGATAGAGATCAGTTGTCTGGAAGTGTCGGACTGTACACAACTCATTACATTACAGTGAGAGGTTTGATGGCTAATACGGATTACTACTTTGTAATCGGGTCTGGTTCGGAAACATACAAGGATGAGAATGAAGCGGTGTATAAAATAAGGACTGCTCCAACGGCGAGTGCGCCAGAAAGTGACATAATTAGCGGGAAGGTGGTTATGGCCGATGGGCAGCCAGTACCCGGAGCGGTGGTTTATGTGGAGATAGAAGGAGGAGTATTAAGATCAGCTCAAACAAAAAACTCAGGAGTGTGGACTTTGCCTTTGTCACTGACAAGAACGGAGGATTTAAGTAGTTATGTAGCCTATGATCGAGAAACTACGCAGTTAAATGTTTTTGTACAGGCGGCTGAGTTGGGCACGGCGACGGCAGTGGTAACAACAGGAAACGATAGTCCGGTTCCTGATATTGTGTTGGGTGAGAGCTTGGAGGTGGTGGAGGATGTTGGAGAGGGAGCAACGAGTAGCGGTGAGCTACAGCAAAGTAGATTGGAGATTGTTGATGGGGCGTTAGTACAAAGACAGTTGACGGTGGTAGCAGGTACGTTGGTGATGGTGATTAACAAGGATGGGGAAAATCACTCAGTGACAGCGGTGGGAAGAGAGTTTGATACGGGGGTGATTGGAGGAGGAAGTGAGGGGAGTTTTAGTGCACCTGATGAAGCAGGGACTTATGCATTTTATGATAGTGTTAATCCAGATTTGGAGGTGATGAAAGGGGAAATTGTGGTGATTGCACAGATGGTGGAAGAGACTCAGGAGGCAACAGAGGCAGCTGAGTTGGGGTCAGGTTTTGGAGATATTGGAGGTAGTTATCCAGAGATTGATGAGGCTTATGAGGCAACTTTGTCAGTAAAGTTAGTGACAGAGATTGATCCAGGAGAAAATGTGGCAACCAGCACGCCTGAAATTAAAGTGGCCGGCCCTGTTGGACAGAAAATCAAGATTACGGTTCATTCTGACCCTCAGACGGAGGAGGTGACAATTGGAGAAGATGGGGAGATAGATTGGACTCCTCCGGAGGGGTTGGAGCCGGGTGAGCATACATTAGAAATTGAGTATCAGGATGAAAATGGAGTGTGGCAGAAAATTGTAAGAAGCTTTGTGGTTCTGGCTGATGAACCAACGACTGGACAAGGTGGGTTACCGGCCTTCTCGGCAACACCTTCAGCGACCTTGACTCCAACAATGAGTTTGACTCCAACACCAACAGCGACAGGTTCGGCAACTGATTCAGGCAGAGCGACAATGCCTTCTACTGAGAGTGGAGTACCAGAATCTGGTGTGTTGACCTTGACCCTGGCGATATTTATGATGGGAGTAGGTCTGTTTGCGGGAGGCGTGGTATGGCAATATAGACTAATAAAAAGGTATAGTAGTTGA